The Bacteroidota bacterium genome includes a window with the following:
- a CDS encoding histidinol phosphate phosphatase, whose protein sequence is MKSYFGYVLFAEHLADISGAIISHYFRGDIKSEYKKSASPIVTIADKEVEMRLREEIEFEDADSGIIGEEFGIKESKNGYTWVIDPIDGTIAFSCGKPVFATLIALMKDGVPLIGIIDQPVTKERWIGVSGNTTILNGEPVRSSALADLSKAKFSTTSPGMFVEPAHQRFFEDLQKSVHITSFGGDAYQYGLCASGYVDIVIERGLKLHDWAALVPILKGAGASITDWSGNELHLNSKGDVIVTGNETLHKRVMEIHDASMKPVE, encoded by the coding sequence ATGAAAAGTTATTTTGGATATGTCCTTTTTGCCGAACATCTTGCCGACATTTCAGGAGCGATAATCAGTCACTACTTCCGGGGTGATATCAAGTCAGAGTATAAGAAATCGGCATCTCCGATTGTTACTATTGCTGACAAGGAAGTGGAGATGCGGCTTAGAGAAGAAATTGAATTTGAAGATGCCGACTCAGGGATTATCGGCGAAGAGTTTGGGATTAAGGAGAGTAAAAACGGGTACACATGGGTAATCGACCCGATTGACGGGACTATTGCCTTCAGTTGTGGTAAACCTGTGTTCGCCACCTTGATTGCACTGATGAAAGACGGAGTACCGCTCATCGGAATCATTGATCAACCTGTGACAAAAGAGAGATGGATCGGGGTCAGCGGAAACACAACAATTCTTAACGGTGAACCTGTCAGATCATCAGCCCTTGCAGATTTATCAAAAGCGAAGTTCAGTACTACATCTCCGGGGATGTTTGTTGAGCCTGCTCATCAAAGATTTTTTGAAGATTTACAGAAAAGTGTACACATTACCAGTTTTGGTGGTGATGCCTACCAGTACGGGCTTTGTGCTTCGGGTTATGTAGATATCGTGATCGAACGCGGGCTCAAACTTCACGACTGGGCTGCTTTGGTGCCGATATTAAAAGGTGCCGGTGCATCAATAACCGACTGGAGCGGCAATGAATTACATCTGAATTCGAAGGGAGATGTAATAGTTACCGGAAATGAAACACTACATAAGCGGGTAATGGAAATTCACGATGCGTCGATGAAACCGGTAGAGTGA